In Venenivibrio stagnispumantis, the following are encoded in one genomic region:
- a CDS encoding NADH-quinone oxidoreductase subunit N produces MNIIQQVVAGLGVPNFYLLIPEIIVLTTAIIVFVLELFTKNKSLLNFLTIIGLSVAFISIFFIQEGGITLYGLYIVDTFSLAFKLFLIFSTIAILLTMDSYLNAKKTHYGEFYYLITFALLGMMIMVSSPNLVTFYIGLELMSVSLYILIGMWRKDYKSKEGAFKYLVIGGTGTAIISYGIALIYGKTGSFDFSTIAYSIGNQADIATLAGLGILILGLALKASAVPLHFWTPDAYEAAPTPITAFLAGVSKVATYAVLLRVMVEAFPFIGNYWGYAWGILAAASMIVGNSIALRQKSVKRMLAYSSIAHTGYITAAIAAPTMVGFSALIFYSIVYLFMTIGAFILLSALEKNEGWNNTFDDFKGLAKKHPMIALFMLIYMFSMLGIPPTVGFMGKFGVFIALIGSNLWWLAVVLVIMSIISAGYYLKVVSNMYMHEPENTNKYRITIFEGLTVAFFAVLVLFLGIYPTIFWEISNTLSSVLIFNVSLR; encoded by the coding sequence ATGAATATCATTCAACAGGTTGTTGCAGGATTAGGAGTTCCTAATTTTTATCTTTTAATACCTGAAATAATAGTTCTTACTACAGCTATAATTGTATTTGTTTTAGAATTATTTACTAAAAATAAAAGCTTGCTTAATTTCTTAACTATAATAGGCTTATCTGTAGCATTTATATCTATCTTTTTTATACAAGAAGGTGGAATAACCTTATACGGATTATATATTGTTGATACATTTTCTCTTGCTTTTAAATTATTTTTAATATTTTCAACTATTGCTATACTTTTAACAATGGATAGTTATCTTAATGCTAAGAAAACCCATTATGGTGAGTTTTATTATCTTATAACTTTTGCCCTCCTTGGAATGATGATAATGGTTTCTTCTCCTAATCTTGTAACATTTTATATAGGTTTAGAGCTTATGTCTGTAAGCTTATATATTCTGATTGGTATGTGGAGAAAAGATTATAAATCAAAAGAAGGTGCATTTAAATATTTAGTGATTGGTGGAACCGGTACTGCTATAATTAGTTATGGTATAGCATTAATATATGGAAAAACAGGTTCTTTTGATTTTTCAACAATTGCATATAGTATAGGAAATCAAGCTGATATAGCTACACTTGCAGGACTTGGAATATTAATCCTTGGACTTGCATTAAAAGCTTCTGCTGTTCCTTTACATTTCTGGACACCGGATGCTTACGAAGCAGCACCTACTCCTATTACTGCATTTTTAGCCGGTGTTTCAAAAGTTGCTACTTATGCAGTGCTTCTTAGGGTAATGGTTGAGGCATTTCCTTTTATAGGAAATTACTGGGGATATGCATGGGGTATATTAGCTGCTGCTTCTATGATAGTAGGTAATTCTATAGCTTTAAGACAGAAAAGTGTTAAAAGAATGCTTGCATACTCTTCTATTGCCCATACCGGATATATAACTGCTGCTATTGCTGCTCCTACTATGGTAGGATTTTCTGCATTAATATTTTATTCAATTGTTTATCTTTTTATGACTATAGGTGCGTTTATATTACTTTCTGCATTAGAAAAAAATGAAGGATGGAATAATACATTTGATGATTTTAAAGGATTAGCAAAAAAACATCCTATGATTGCTTTATTTATGCTTATATATATGTTCTCAATGCTTGGAATACCTCCTACGGTTGGATTTATGGGTAAATTTGGAGTGTTTATTGCTCTCATAGGAAGCAATCTTTGGTGGCTTGCAGTAGTTCTTGTTATTATGAGTATTATATCTGCCGGATATTATTTAAAAGTTGTATCTAATATGTATATGCATGAACCTGAAAATACAAATAAATATAGAATAACAATTTTTGAAGGATTGACGGTAGCATTCTTTGCAGTTTTAGTTCTTTTCCTTGGTATATATCCTACTATCTTTTGGGAAATTTCAAATACTTTAAGTTCGGTTTTAATATTTAATGTGAGTTTGAGGTAA
- a CDS encoding complex I subunit 4 family protein: MEFQTFSFPIISVSIIIPIIAAVLLFFLNEKMAKPISIISSIIVFIISSYMLLNYDYSSYKIQFYEKYPWIPQFGISYEVGVDALSLTMVWLTALSFVVAFVWSTNINKRIKEYFIAFLLLEAACIGVFVAWDLVAFYLFWEAMLIPMFLIIGVWGYQDRLYAATKFFIYTFFGSLFLLIGVIGMYIYNYLHNDVLSTSYFDLLKLQLPHNLEVIFFLLLALGFAVKVPMWPFHTWLPDAHVQAPTAGSVILAAVLLKMGTYGFVRFNLPWFPEASKEFVPVMFALGVIAIIYTAAMALAQTHIKRLIAYSSVSHMGFVTIGTFALNVEGVNGAIITMISHGLTSAALFLAAGFIYERAHSYEMKDLGGMARFVPVFATLFMISAMASAGLPGLSGFVGEFLALLGTFKVSILAAALAGLSLIVGAAYTLWLYKKTMFEEEAITEEKKSYWEKISDLNKAELLSFLPLVIFMFVIGIYPKWWIDLIKTTSEFVLSKVIGG; encoded by the coding sequence ATGGAGTTTCAGACATTTAGTTTTCCGATAATATCGGTATCTATAATTATTCCGATTATTGCTGCTGTTTTACTGTTTTTCTTAAATGAAAAAATGGCAAAACCTATAAGTATTATCAGTTCCATAATTGTTTTTATAATATCCTCTTATATGCTACTTAATTATGATTATAGTAGTTATAAAATTCAGTTTTATGAAAAATATCCATGGATACCACAATTTGGAATAAGCTATGAAGTTGGAGTAGATGCTCTTAGTTTAACAATGGTATGGCTTACTGCTTTATCTTTTGTGGTAGCTTTTGTTTGGAGCACAAATATAAATAAAAGAATAAAGGAATATTTTATTGCATTCCTACTGCTTGAAGCTGCCTGTATAGGTGTTTTTGTTGCTTGGGATTTGGTAGCTTTTTATCTGTTCTGGGAAGCTATGCTTATTCCTATGTTTTTGATTATTGGAGTATGGGGTTATCAAGATAGATTATATGCTGCAACCAAATTCTTTATATATACATTTTTCGGTTCTCTTTTCTTACTAATTGGAGTAATCGGAATGTATATTTATAATTATTTACATAATGATGTTTTATCAACAAGTTATTTTGATTTATTAAAACTACAACTTCCTCATAATCTTGAAGTAATATTTTTCTTACTTCTTGCCCTTGGGTTTGCAGTTAAAGTTCCGATGTGGCCATTTCATACATGGCTTCCGGATGCTCACGTGCAGGCTCCTACTGCCGGTTCTGTAATCCTTGCAGCTGTATTACTAAAAATGGGAACTTATGGTTTTGTAAGATTTAATCTTCCATGGTTTCCTGAAGCTTCAAAAGAATTTGTTCCGGTTATGTTTGCCCTTGGTGTAATTGCTATTATATATACTGCTGCTATGGCTTTAGCCCAAACCCATATAAAAAGATTAATTGCTTATTCTTCCGTTTCTCATATGGGATTTGTCACTATCGGGACATTTGCCCTTAATGTTGAAGGAGTAAACGGTGCCATTATAACAATGATTTCCCACGGTTTGACATCAGCAGCATTGTTCCTTGCTGCTGGATTTATTTATGAAAGAGCCCATTCTTATGAAATGAAAGATTTAGGCGGCATGGCAAGATTTGTGCCTGTATTTGCAACTTTATTTATGATTTCTGCAATGGCTTCTGCCGGTTTACCTGGATTATCCGGATTTGTAGGTGAATTTTTAGCTTTACTTGGAACATTTAAAGTAAGTATATTGGCAGCTGCATTGGCAGGACTTAGCTTAATTGTAGGTGCAGCATATACATTATGGCTTTATAAGAAAACAATGTTTGAGGAAGAAGCTATTACAGAAGAGAAAAAATCCTACTGGGAAAAAATATCAGATTTAAATAAAGCAGAACTTTTATCTTTCTTACCGCTTGTGATATTTATGTTTGTTATCGGAATATACCCAAAATGGTGGATAGATTTAATAAAAACAACATCAGAATTTGTTCTTTCTAAGGTAATAGGAGGGTAG